Genomic window (Arachis hypogaea cultivar Tifrunner chromosome 13, arahy.Tifrunner.gnm2.J5K5, whole genome shotgun sequence):
tttgatttattttattatcatttaaattaatcactacacaaattaaagttctgttttgaagttatattcgagcTTTAATCTAACTTTTTAAGgtttcaatttacttagtttgattttttaacttaggtatccATGACTTATATCAGGATTTTAAgtatttagttgaaaaaaaaattaaggtaaaaaaattcaattgtcacatcaaatagtcgctagaacgtataatgtagcagtcgttagtccatCTCAACATGTCGTTAACAATTTTGTGAGATTGTGACAATAATAAGATCaggaaccaatgtgagtcataactattaagttaGTTGACTAAATCGAGtaaatcgaaatttttgaaattagattgaaagaCAAATATAATTTCAGAGACCAATAAGTATTATCTCTTTGTTGACAATTAAAttgttttaatggtaattaaGATCTGATAatgatttataataaaaaaagcaTTTTTTTACAACaattagggatgtcaatggggcagggGCGGGGctggggatgcctccctgctccccatctCTGCCCCCAGATTTACTCTCCGTCTCCATCTCCGTTTCCCACCGTGGGAGAATATTGCTCCCATCTCCATTCCCCACAGGCCCCATTTTTCGCGGGGACTCCATTCCTCATCTATctgatagttctaactaattattaattttcatatgaatagaGGTGTAAGTATCCATTCTAttcaaaaacaacaaaattttatacaaaaagtctaaacgataagatggtgacttctttcgaaataaCGCAGTGGGGGACGCAGCGGCGAGccagaagatagaaaaatggACAAGGTGTGAGACGCGGTaacagagaggagaatggacacgacgaCAGAGTTACGGAAAGGAACGCCGCAAATAGAGAGTACAACACGGTGAGGATCatggcacggtgaggtgtgacgatgcggCGAGAAGGGAGAGTGGCGAGagggtggctgcagagaggttaGATGGAGTATGGACAGCGTTAGGAATTTCTGAATTGAAGAAGAATTATGCAAATGAGGATTAGGAGTTTTGagtttctatatatatgtgtatatgtgtgtgtgaaataactaaaaaacatatataagaaataaactattaaggacaATTCAGTAAATTTATGAATTTCGGGGATTAACGGAGATGGGGCGGGGATCTCCGCTCGAGTCCCCGCGCCTGCCTCGGAGGAATTTTGTTACACTACATCTtgttagaaaaaatttatttatttctaatgcttatattaaaaatgaaaacaaaatttaaattagtgaattttaatctataatataataataatatagtaattattttatatattgtacgaatataaattaattattttcttatttgtaacaattttaagagcttgttatatatatatatatatatatatatattttgatgaatgtgatatattttttttatataaataatttaaaaaaaattaatagttaatctattacttttttgttttagtccaaattaaatattttttattttttttttttggaaagacttttgagaaatttaataatatgtgatgaggaacaccgaataaattatatcgaaaccaattaaaacacaagaTGGAAACATCTTTAATAAAAGATGAAATaagcgtctttatctgagtggtcACCAGTTGAGTATTCTCTCTAATTTGTTTCTTTCTTAGAGAGGTATCCGCTAAGAGATTTAATATTCTCTTACTTGTTCATTCTCTCATATTATCTTAGTGATGATGAAACACAAAATTTAGGAGTCAACCACACTGAATAAGAGGAGTCCAGCTCTATCATAGTTGTGTTTTATGGAACAGGTTGAGATTATTCGGGAATATTTTTTACTTGTTCTTCTGATGTTCTAATCAGAAAgtaaactttaaaaaattttcgTATTTGCTTCTGTAATAATATATGTCAGAATAGAAAGACTAACTTAAGTAGTGTTTTGGAAATGAGATTAATTTCGAATCTAGAAAAATACTTGGATATATGCATGTTGTATAGTCGATCCGAGAGAGCAGATTTTCAGTTTATCGTTGATAAATGGCAGGTAGGTCGGTTGAGTATTTGGAAGGCTCGAAATCTCTCTCGACCTTGATTCAATCAGTTTTGGCTACAATTCCAGCTTATATTATGTAGAGTATAAAATTACTTCTCGATATTTTTGATCAGATTGACAGCATTTGTAAGAAGTTTGTTTGAGGTGGTGATGCTGCTACCAAGAAGATGCACCTGGtgagttgtgacaaattatgctTGTCGAAAAAGAAAGAAGGGTTAGGCTTCAGATCTGCTCGTATGGTTAATAATGCTAATCTGATAAAGTTGGCTTGGAAATTAGTCCAAGACAGAGATTCCCTTTGTGTAATAGTAATGCACAACAAGTATGGTTACGGCACTGATCCTATCTCAATTATGAAGAAACAAATTTTCTGTTCAAATGCTTGGAAAGGCATATTTCCCAAGTGTCATAGAAATTTGAAAGAAATATAGTTTGGAGAGTTGTTTTTTGTAATAGCGTCAAATTTTGGAAAAACTATTGGGTTCCAAGCATCCATAATTTAGTTGATTTTGTTCAGAGTAATGTAAATGAAGACATCCTTGGTGAGAGAGTTTGTGATTATATTGCTGGAAATGGATGAGATTTAGAGCGCATTACAGATATTCCGGGAGAGAACTAGTGGCAACCCTTTTCACCGCCTTAAAGGCCCAAGAGCCAGCCTTGGGAGAGGATATAGTTGTGTGGCTCCCAAATTCCAATGGTTTGTTTACTATTAAATCGCTTATAGTATTAACTTAAACCTTTTGGGGATGATAAGGTCGATCTTTACTGTAAGATTTGGAAGCTTGAAACACCCCAAAGAATTAAGAGTTTTTGTTGGTTAGTTACTAAAGAGGCATTATTGAGTAATGGGCTCCGCTTTAGAAGACATATAGCTCCGGATAATTTTTACAGTATTTCTGGATCTTCATATGAGTCTTTTTTTTCACGTTCTCTGTGATTGCAGATTTACACATAGCACGTGAAAGAGTATAGATAGAAGGTTGTGTTCAGGTAACATTTTTACCTTATCCCTGGTCCATTGGTTATTAGTGAATTTATCATCTCAATCCCACATCATAGGAGTCACGTTGCGGCTCTTCCTTTTTGCTAGCACTAAAAATTCACTATGGTTTCATCAGAATAAGTTCACTTTTGAAAGAGATATAGCCATTGATGAAGGTAATTTTTATGAACTAACTCTCTACTTAGCCAAAGGCTACCACTTGACCCAAGTTGAGTTTTCTTGAGTAAGGAGGAGGGTGGCTAACTTTATGGAGAAATAGGTGTATTGGTTACTCCCCAAATCCTTGTCCATTAAATTTAATTCAGATGGCTTTGTGTCGAAAGACGGGAAAGCGGCATGTGGAGAAATCCTCAGGGTTCATGAAGAAAAATTCTTAGCAGACTATAGTGCTAACTTAGGCACCTATACAGCGACGTTTGTTGAGCTATGGAACATTATTTTGGTGCGATCTGGCATTGAATATGGATTTCATTCATGTGTTGATAAAAGTTGACTCAAAAGTGGCTATGACTATGTGTCTTCAATATTCAATTAATCTTCATATTTCGAGTCCTTTGGTCTTGACCATATAGACTTGCCTTACGTGGATATGATTTACAATATAAttctcatatatttttttctctggcttcttgtatttttcttaattttttttgtagattTGATTAGAATCATATTTTTTAGAATAGTGGCTATGTAATCTAAATTTTTTCTTGGACATTTTtattagtgttgcaagtgtgaagagtaatgaagttagtcccacatcaaagaaagcaaagaagagtgaggagtttataagatgagagacccattaacttgataccttaaggttttgagttggatgtgatgTCTTCtcatcaaggttctgaaaaccgaaccggtcatcgaaccgctctaggtactggttcataggttcaaccggtccgaccgtggttgaaccgtaaaaaccgttttataataaaataataattaaaatataaataagcacataaaaatataattatagtctaatctaaacttgaaaatatcattcaaattaaaagtactacataaatcaaatgttataatctcattcaaatacaaattcaaagttcaaaagtcaacaaacaaacaaccaaacataACATAGCAGCATCAAGTGGTGCAGCATAAAATGTACTagtactaccaccaccaccaccttgatCTAAATCAGCATCAATCTCATCTAAGAAAATATAACACATTATCAATAAATTAAAGATCAAAGCTATTGTAATTTATTGTATGTTCAATAAACTATAATACTCACCAAGCAAGTCTTCAATATTACTTGGAAGATCAGGCTCTTTTTCAACAACCTCTTCCGTCACCCAAAAATCAACCTTATCAATAGTTTCAATATCGATTGGATCATATTGggacttttgctttcttttttttctttcattcctaacaaattaaatacaatatatgatAAGCCTAGTATATTAGCTATACAAAATCTAATGATATGAAATGAAAGGATGAAATATAAATTACCTGGATTTAAGAcgcaaattatatgtaacatacaCAATATCACTTAGCCTATCATGCTCCAATCTATTCCTTCTTGCTGTATGAATTTGATCAAAAAGACTCCAATTCCTTTCACACCCTGAAGAAGCAGATGCTTGGCTAAGAATGCGAACTGCCATTTTTTGTAAACATGGAGCAGAACTACCAAATAACCTCCACCATTCATCTATAAATTACAATCCCATATCTCAAgtattagttatcaaattaaagaaatcaaaacataaaataagtaaataactaaagCTTATTATCAAACAGATATTATTACCAGGTTGAAGTTTTTTTGCAGCTGGAACAACTTCAGGCCTATCAAAGCTTTCCTTTCGATCTCTATATATGTGTATTTCTTTCATTGCCTCAACTGAATCTAAATTATTAACCTTGCAATGCAATGTAACAAGATCAAGTAAAGCTCGCATGACATCAGGTGATTCTCTATAATTTTCAGAAAAAAAGCAATCAGGATTCAAGAAATAGGCTGCTGCGtgaagattttttttcaaatgtttGTCCCATCTTGAGTTGATAATCTCTGTGTAAGGTTGATATGCACTCTTCCTATGCTTGAACATTTCTTTGATTCCATTTTCTGACCTCAGCATACCTTCATAAACAATTCCCAATGATGGTTTATCATCGGCATCTACCAACCTCAGCAATTTAATCAACGGACTCACAATTTGGCATACAGTAAAACAATCATCCCAAAATTTATTGTCTAGGATAATTGCACTCACAGCTCTCCCATTAACACTCCTTCCTAATTTGTGTCCGGTAAAGTGTGTATCAACAACCAATTGTTGTAATTCCGATTTGCGCTTAAAGATACTCATCAATGTGAGGAAGACAGTGGCAAAACGAGTTGCACCTGGACGAACAATCTCCCTCCAATCCTCTTTTTGTCTTAGCCAGGACAAGAACACCGTATGATTATATACAAACACGGTAATCTTCGAAGCACGTGTTGCAAGGCTAGAAATATTTGGCATGCTGCTTATATCTTTTAGAATAAGATTCAAGCAATGAGCAGCACAAGGTGACCAGtgaatattttcaaatttcttattaATAAGCCTACCAGCAGCAACATAATTCGCAGCATTATCGGTCACTACATGAACAACATTATCAGGTCCAATCCATTCAATCACCTCTGAAAACAAGTCACACAAGCTAGAAACATTTTTAACCATACTTGAGGCATCTACAGATTTCACAAAGCACAACCCTTTCGAAtaataaaccaaaaaattaatCAATGTTCTTTGCCTTTGATCTGTCCAACCATCAGCCATGAGAGTACATCCAGTTTCTTTCCAAGCAGACCTATAGCTATCAACAACCATTTGATACTCCCTTTTGAGATCGGCTAATAAATTAACCCTCAAAGAGTCGTAAGAAGGACCTTTATAACCAGGCCCAAAGCCAGCTACACCATCCAACATATCTTGAAAAAAAGGTGACATAACCGCATTGAAAGGAATCCTACAATCCAAAAGCCATCTAGCCACTCGCTTATCAACTTCATGAAGCGCCTCTTTGTTTTGAAACACGCTTTTCAGACTTGGTTGACTTCCCGGAGTTGTTCTTGGTGCAAACATAGGAGGAATAatgatttttgctttcttttttggaTCGCCTCCAACAACCTCCTTAGTTGGTAACTGACTCGGAGTTTGTTGTTCCTCTTGCGCTATTGCTTCATCAATTGCATCCTCACACTCATCGGTACCCTCTTCGTTGAAACTTACTTTCCTTTTACTAGTTTTACTTTTCTGAATCTCTTTCAACAAACCTTCCATTTGTTTTTCTACATCATACGGGACCTTAGAACACTTCTTTATGTCTCCACCTATCTTCGCCAAATGCTTTTTCATTCTATTAATTCCCCCGCCCCCAAAAGTACTCAAACAAAATAAGCATTGGTAATGCGGCTTTCCATTTATATTCTGTAAAGCAACGTATCTCCAAGCAGGATCAGTTTTCCCCCTAACACTAGAAGTTTGTGACTGATTTTCGCTACTCGCAGGAGGAAGAGAACGTTCATTCGAAGCAGAATTATTTTCAGCATTATTATTCCTAGGTAGGTCTTGGTTGATACTTTCTTCCATACCTAAATATTACCAGcaatccaacccaataatctcaactCTCAAGTTCACAGCAAATGAACAAAcaacatccaaattccaaaatcagaGTATACAAACAACATCTCAGGTtcaaaaaattcagaattcaattcaCAAAATCATCTCTCAAAATTAGAGTATACAAAACCAGAGTTCACAAtgacaaaatcacaaaatcatgtcACAAAATCAGAGTTCACACTATCAGATTTTACAAAATCAGAATTCACAAAATCAATTCATATTTCATGACTTCATCATAGTTCAGTCAGTTCACTCATAAGTCATAACAGTTTCAGAGACTCAGCGTTTCATCAAAATTCTTTGTTCACAGAGTTCACAGAGTATCAGATTTCATCACAAAATCATgttcataactaaattaaaaaataaaaattacctggaaATGAGGACTTCAGTTCTTCAACGCTGCTGCTTCTCTATTGCTTTCTCTCAGAGGCAGAAGCTGACGGCGAAGTGGCTGAGGGCGCTGACCGTGCTGACGCTGCTGAGGGCGCGACTCTGCTGAGGGCGCGACGCTGCTGAGGGCGACGCTGCTGAGGGCGCGACGCTGCTGAGGGCGCGACGCTGCTGAGGGCGACGCTGCTGAGGGCCCGACGCTGCTGAGGGCACGATGGAGGTTGGTGCGTTGAGTGCTTCAGGCGTTCTGTCTCTCACAGTGGTGGCCGGTGGATCGTGGTGGGTCGTGGCCTCGTGGCCTCGTCGGTGTTGTGCTATGGGAGTGGGAGTGTGGGACTGGGACGCTGGAGGCTGGACGCTGCAGTGAAGGCGAAGCACGAAAACTGACGAAGGAGAAAACAGAAAAGGGAATTAGGGTTCCCCTATTGCAAAACGACGACGTTTTGCTGCCAGCTTAAAAAACCGGCCGGGTcccggttcggttcgaccgaccggtaACCGGCCGGTTTGTCGGTTCAATGCCGGTTATTAATTTCTGCGGTTTTCTTTGTTGACCGAATTGCTTTAGTGTCCGGTTCACAGTTCGACCGGTTTGACCGGCCGgttcgaaccggttttcagaacattgcttctcatcttatgttctctcgcttgattcTTCCCCGAATTCTCCCCAATGGTCAAGAGCTCCCCACGGTGGCCCCAACAATTTTTGTCTcattgtttattaaaaaaatagcatTTTTGGTGTAAGAAATACACGCAACTTCTATAAACCTCAATATAGGTGTTATAGATTTAACTAAGATAATTAATATTGTTTTTCAATTAATTGaatgttagtgagaaaagtttgCGTAGAAACTTTTTTTccgtttaataataatattagcataaagtaaaatataaaaattcgtGTGTTCAAAATCATGTTTCTAACACAACATCATGTAGCCAAAGTTaacaaaggaagaagaaaggaaaaaatgACTACATATTatattttatgctattttttaaattttgctaTATCGAGAACTATCATTGCCATATATTTTTAACGTTTAGAAAATAGTTGTagagaataaaaacaaaagtATGAACAGAATTATCGAATGTTTATTTTGCAAAGATGATTATCCTCTGTAGTATAAGAGATTAAGAGTCATGTTTTTAacgtttctatttttttatatttaaaaaacacGAGTCAATGTGACTCTCAGCAGCTCTTTTACGAGTATGATGTACAATGAATTTAATTACGCCCGACAAAGGGAATTATCTTTAGGATTACGTTACATATTGTTGGGAAAATTTGAAGTAAAGACAAGAACTGTCTGAcaacaaaaacactaaaaataatttttttataacttatCCGATTAAATAAGTaacaccaaagatactccaagaAGTAAATACaatggcagaaattaaaatattagatatCAAATTTTTTATCATGGAAAACCTCCTAAAAGAAACCCATGGGACCTAGTCCAGTAAAATTTTTTACTATCAAAATAATAGGTACACAATCAGTCTTTCTAGTAGCACTAGGttatctcaacaatcaacaaaacacatcatcaaaactgatggaatcaaTATAAATCCTccacaaagtgggtatctcaaatcagacaAAAGAGAAGACAATACAACTAACAAGTTATATCCTATTGTTCATCTCTACACGAGAaacaacatactaaaatttcaaaaGAAATGAAGTTTACcaatttaatttgtgaaaaattaGACTAtcatttttccttttcttcttctctttgacGATGGTGATTCTCACGCtcctctctctattttctttattttattaagtgTGTTAATACACATGCAcaatttctctcttttcttttactcttttatttctttttttattttattttatttagcttGTAGGTCCTACTTGAGTTAGGGATTCACCaacaaatttttttcttatcGACTCAAATGGAGATAGGCTGCTCTACCAAGCTCGCATTCTCTTTGCAAGAATCAAACTTTACTAAAGGTAGACTCCTAGTCATCATATCTAAATCATTATAATCGGTATGGATCTTCTCAAATGCATATGACTTCATCTAAAGCGCTTAAcatatccaatgatacctcagCTCTATGTGCTTCGATAAAAAATGAAACATTAGATTCTTGCTGAGTTGGATAACACTTTAGTTGTCACAAAATAAtacaaacttctcttgattgacgcctaactcttgtagaaatttcttcatccacaagagttcTTAAGAAGCTTCAACAAAAATAATGTATTCTACCTCTGTAGTAGACAAAGAAACATATTTATAAAGTTGCACTACAAGAAAGTTTTAGAATAGCGACTGATTTTAGTAGCCAACAAAAGCGGTCATTATTAGCGACGGATTTTGCGAccaatcaaaattttttagaaaaaaaagttgGTTGCTAAATAGGTTGCTAAATTTcaattagcgaccgatttagcgaccacCCACTCTTGGTCGCTATTTTCTAATTTAGCAACCAaattagcaaccaaaacaaaagaaaggCTTTTAGAGTCTATTGGTGACTAAATTAGTCGCTATTCTtaatttagtgactgattttgcaGCCAATATAAAAAGAAGCTTAATAATTGTTGGTCGCTAAATCAGTTGCTAAGAAGTTGGTCACTAAACCGGTTGCTAAGTATTAAAATAGCAACTGATTTAGCGACCTACTTTAAAAAGCTACTTTTAAAGTAGTTGTCGCTAAATTGGTTGCTATTTTATAATTTAGCAACTGAATTAGCAACCGATATAAAAATAGGCTGAGAATGTAATTGGTTGCTAATTTGGTCGCTAAGGTAGCGGTCGCTAAATCGGTTAATTAGAGATAATTTGTGCGTGAATTTAtgactcgcacaactgaaccagcaagtgcaccgggtccttcaagtaatacctcaggtgagtgagggtcgaatcccacgaggattgttggattgagcaagctgtggttatcttgcATATCTTATTTAGGTAAATAAAAGGATAGTTGTTTTTGGTTGTAGGTGCATAAGCAAGGAataacaattgaatgtaaagacaGTAATTAGCagtagttaaggcttcggaggtgCTTCTTCTTCTGAATTGACACGTCATACTCTCTACTTCAATgatgaatgattccttcaatggcaaggctgtaattGATTAAGCCAtggtcgtggtcattaatctcctcaggtcCAGACCAAACATCCGAACGGACTAGAtcaatctgggagagggtgaagtGCACGCAAGTCAATCCcattgatgatcctactcaaaaggccaaagacaaggtcagatctttcggatcagagactgctgctcttatggttctagcccttagagccacaggaacctcAATTGCCCCTGACTAACGAGGTTATATGTCACATACCCCGATTAATCTAGATAATTCTGTTGGAACCCGTGATGCAtcctcaagctgtagctcaatactatctgggccaagactcataagaactcatgtagaagtgagattcataaggatgaagaacgacaatgcatcatagaatagaatgaGACGCTCATTgaaatagaaaagtaattgtattaattcataggaatcagcagagctcctaatcttaaccTAGTAGGTTTAGTTGCTTATACTGTACAGAGAATAATGTTCAAAAGTGGTGAAGATCTAAAGTCAAAAGTTCCAAGCTCTCTTTACAAGAGTGATCttacttctatttatactaaactaataattaagaattacaaaaatgaaataaactaaGTAAAATGAtgtgaaaatccacttttgggcccacttggtgaatgtttgggctgagcttgactTCTAACTTGAAGGAGTGGGAATTGGATGCCCTCTAGGGAGTGTCTATGCTGATTCTTTGCTCCCCTTGTGGCGTTGGacgctagtttgggcgttcaacttgggaGGTTGGTCCCTTTGGGGCGTTGAATGCTAGAAAGGGGGTAGTTTAAGCGTTCAATGCCAAATTTGGGCAGTCTAATCTGAAGAAACGtgtagaccattatatattgctagaaagctctggaagttagctttctaacgccattgagaacgcgtcatttggacctctgaagATCCATaaatgctcgtttgaatgcatggaggtcagattctgacagcatctgctatgctttccttgcccCTGGATCAGACTTTTGCCGaaacttgccaaattcacccaaaattcacctaaaatcataataaaaacaaaaaagctcAAAGTATtatccaaaaagtgaattttgcataaaaacctacaaagcatcataaaattcaacaaaccatactgaaaacactaagaaaatgacatcaaaaagcgtataaaatatccgctcatcagaacatcaaacttaaaccgttacttgtcctcaagtaactaaAAACAAGTAGGACTAAAAAGAAGCGAGAGATACAATAAGTCTTAAagtttttcaatgaagctcagttccaaatgATAAGCGGGGCGAATAGCTCTTTACTTCGAAcatttttggcatctcactttcctttgaaacTCAGAAGTATTGTCTACTCTTGGAACTAGAATCTGGacaatattattgattctcttagtttagtttTTCTTGATTCTTAAACAAagcttcttttggtgctttgcacctttttgagcctagccgtgactctaagcattttgtttttccgtattaccaccggatacataaacgcctgACGaacaggatttttgccagtaaagaatgtcataaaaactgtcgcgttgtagatatagtctctaaaccaacaaaaatccctttcgtgcaaacgttttggttgtcacaagtaacaaacccctttgaaattgataaccgagtattcaaacctcgggtcgtcttctcaaggaactgcaaggaagtatgttcttattattggctataaaggttgtaatcggggtttagaaggtgagaagctagtgatttaaatgacaagtaaagtaaatggcaattaaaataaataaaactgtaaagtaaacttttggcaaggtaagagaaattggaagtccaacttaattatctctctcaacaataatgaaagttgaatctaaatttcacttagttaacctttactaaagcaaaggaaagtcaagggactaattagtttgaccttcgaatcctatttaattcctaagaaaaagttgggattattgaagttcagttcaattagcaagatagcgattatcagttatgttgagtttgataatgttgagttactgatttcttaaccaagaccaaaaggggaaaaagtaaaattgctggaataaaaatgtccttagatggaaagcaatggtaacacaaattaaagagaaagtaatcaataattgaaatacctcaaataatcattaattcaaatcataacatggaaagggttcataagccaaattggcaac
Coding sequences:
- the LOC112735141 gene encoding uncharacterized protein, with the protein product MEESINQDLPRNNNAENNSASNERSLPPASSENQSQTSSVRGKTDPAWRYVALQNINGKPHYQCLFCLSTFGGGGINRMKKHLAKIGGDIKKCSKVPYDVEKQMEGLLKEIQKSKTSKRKVSFNEEGTDECEDAIDEAIAQEEQQTPSQLPTKEVVGGDPKKKAKIIIPPMFAPRTTPGSQPSLKSVFQNKEALHEVDKRVARWLLDCRIPFNAVMSPFFQDMLDGVAGFGPGYKGPSYDSLRVNLLADLKREYQMVVDSYRSAWKETGCTLMADGWTDQRQRTLINFLVYYSKGLCFVKSVDASSMVKNVSSLCDLFSEVIEWIGPDNVVHVVTDNAANYVAAGRLINKKFENIHWSPCAAHCLNLILKDISSMPNISSLATRASKITVFVYNHTVFLSWLRQKEDWREIVRPGATRFATVFLTLMSIFKRKSELQQLVVDTHFTGHKLGRSVNGRAVSAIILDNKFWDDCFTVCQIVSPLIKLLRLVDADDKPSLGIVYEGMLRSENGIKEMFKHRKSAYQPYTEIINSRWDKHLKKNLHAAAYFLNPDCFFSENYRESPDVMRALLDLVTLHCKVNNLDSVEAMKEIHIYRDRKESFDRPEVVPAAKKLQPDEWWRLFGSSAPCLQKMAVRILSQASASSGCERNWSLFDQIHTARRNRLEHDRLSDIVYVTYNLRLKSRKKRKQKSQYDPIDIETIDKVDFWVTEEVVEKEPDLPSNIEDLLDEIDADLDQGGGGGSTSTFYAAPLDAAMLCLVHLLGSSITTSNKLLTNAVNLIKNIEK